One Cynocephalus volans isolate mCynVol1 chromosome 5, mCynVol1.pri, whole genome shotgun sequence DNA window includes the following coding sequences:
- the OPN5 gene encoding opsin-5: MALNHTVLPQDERLPHYLRDGDPFASKLSWEADLVAGFYLTIIGILSTFGNGYVLYMSSRRKKKLRPAEIMTINLAVCDLGISVVGKPFTIISCFCHRWVFGWIGCRWYGWAGFFFGCGSLITMTAVSLDRYLKICHLSYGVWLKRKHAFICLAVIWAYAAFWTTMPLVGLGDYAPEPFGTSCTLDWWLAQASVGGQIFILNILFFCLLLPTAVIVFSYVKIIAKVKSSFKEVAHFDSRIHGSHVLEMKLTKVAMLICAGFLIAWIPYAVVSVWSAFGRPDSIPIQLSVVPTLLAKSAAMYNPIIYQVIDYKFACCQTGGLKATKKKSLEDFRLHTVTTVRKSSAVLEIHQEV, translated from the exons ATGGCGTTAAACCACACTGTCCTGCCCCAGGATGAGCGCCTGCCACACTACCTTCGAGATGGGGATCCCTTTGCTTCCAAACTTTCCTGGGAAGCAGATTTAGTGGCTGGCTTTTACTTAACAATAATTG ggaTTCTGTCCACATTTGGAAATGGGTATGTCCTTTATATGTCTTCTAGACGGAAGAAAAAGCTGAGACCTGCCGAAATAATGACTATCAATTTAGCTGTCTGTGATCTGGGGATTTCAG TTGTAGGTAAGCCATTCACTATCATCTCTTGCTTCTGTCACCGCTGGGTGTTTGGCTGGATTGGCTGCCGCTGGTATGGATGGGCTGGATTTTTCTTTGGCTGTGGAAGTCTTATCACCATGACTGCTGTTAGCCTGGATCGATACCTAAAAATCTGCCATTTATCTTATG GGGTTTGGCTGAAAAGAAAGCACGCCTTCATCTGCCTGGCAGTCATCTGGGCCTATGCCGCCTTCTGGACCACCATGCCCTTAGTGGGTCTGGGGGACTATGCACCTGAGCCCTTCGGCACCTCCTGCACCCTGGACTGGTGGCTGGCCCAGGCCTCGGTAGGGGGCCAGATTTTCATCCTGAACATTCTCTTCTTCTGCCTCTTACTCCCAACGGCTGTGATCGTGTTCTCCTATGTGAAGATCATTGCCAAGGTTAAGTCCTCTTTCAAAGAAGTAGCTCATTTCGACAGTCGGATCCATGGCAGCCATGTGCTAGAAATGAAACTGACCAAG GTGGCAATGTTGATTTGTGCTGGCTTCCTGATTGCTTGGATTCCTTATGCAGTGGTCTCTGTGTGGTCAGCTTTTGGAAGGCCGGACTCCATCCCCATACAGCTGTCTGTGGTACCAACCCTACTTGCAAAATCAGCAGCGATGTACAATCCGATCATCTACCAGGTCATTGATTACAAATTTGCCTGTTGTCAAACTGGTGGTTTGAAAGCAACCAAGAAGAAATCTTTAGAAGACTTCAG GCTGCACACTGTAACCACAGTCAGGAAGTCTTCTGCTGTGTTGGAAATCCATCAAGAGGTATGA